Proteins co-encoded in one Gadus morhua chromosome 6, gadMor3.0, whole genome shotgun sequence genomic window:
- the fzd10 gene encoding frizzled-10 codes for MAQISDHGLIYVLLSTVVFWSGGGRAISSLDSDRSGEGRCQHINIPLCKDIGYNMTRMPNLMGHEDQKEAAIEIQEFATLIEFGCHSHLRFFLCSLYAPMCTEQVSTPIAACRVMCEQVKLGCSPILEKFKYSWPESLDCSRLPTKNDPNNLCMEAPNNGSEEPPKVSHTQSPDLRPQRPLNGQDFPPKESSAGGGGGGSKGTCSNPSKFHYVEKSDSCAPKCQPKVDVYWSQGDKRFSLVWMAVWSILCFVSSSFTVLTFLIDPQRFKYPERPIIFMSMSYCVYSVGYLVRLFVGAERVACDRDGGVQYVIQEGLESTGCTIVFLVLYYFGMASSLWWVILTLTWFLAAGKKWGHEAIEANSSYFHLAAWAIPAVKTIIILVMRKVAGDELTGVCYVGSMDVKALTAFVLIPLSCYLVIGTSFLLSGFVALFHIRRVMKTEGENTDKLEQLMVRIGVFSVLYTVPATCVIACYFYERLNMDYWRVLADEQRCGEVGMGGGGEECVMKASLPAVEIFMVKVFMLLVVGITSGMWIWTSKTLQSWQNVFSRKLKKRTRRKAASVFTSSRPYIKPHPSLKGHAGTKYGPTRPPPTCV; via the coding sequence ATGGCTCAGATTTCGGATCATGGACTTATTTATGTGCTTCTGAGTACCGTTGTATTTTGGAGCGGCGGGGGACGGGCCATTAGCTCCTTAGACTCGGATCGCTCTGGCGAGGGACGGTGTCAACACATTAACATCCCCCTGTGTAAGGACATCGGCTACAACATGACCCGTATGCCCAATCTAATGGGCCACGAGGACCAAAAGGAAGCAGCCATTGAGATCCAAGAATTCGCTACTTTGATCGAGTTTGGCTGCCATAGCCACCTGAGGTTTTTCCTGTGTTCACTGTATGCGCCTATGTGCACGGAGCAGGTGTCAACGCCTATTGCAGCCTGTCGGGTCATGTGTGAGCAGGTCAAACTCGGCTGCTCTCCCATCCTGGAGAAATTCAAATACAGCTGGCCCGAATCCCTCGACTGCTCCAGGCTGCCCACCAAAAACGACCCCAACAACCTCTGCATGGAGGCCCCCAACAACGGCTCCGAGGAGCCCCCTAAGGTCTCCCACACCCAGTCGCCAGACCTCAGGCCTCAGCGGCCCCTCAACGGGCAGGATTTCCCCCCCAAGGAGAGCAGCgctgggggcggcggcggcggcagcaagGGCACCTGCAGCAACCCCAGCAAGTTCCACTACGTGGAGAAGAGCGACTCTTGCGCGCCGAAGTGCCAGCCCAAGGTGGACGTGTACTGGAGCCAGGGTGACAAGCGCTTCTCCCTGGTGTGGATGGCGGTGTGGTCCATCCTGTGTTTCGTCTCGAGCTCCTTCACCGTGCTCACCTTCCTCATCGACCCGCAGCGCTTCAAGTACCCCGAGAGGCCGATCATCTTCATGTCCATGTCCTACTGCGTCTACTCGGTGGGCTACCTGGTCCGGCTGTTCGTGGGCGCCGAGCGCGTGGCCTGCGACCGGGACGGCGGCGTGCAGTACGTCATCCAGGAGGGCCTGGAGTCCACGGGCTGCACCATCGTGTTCCTCGTCCTTTACTACTTCGGCATGGCCAGCTCACTGTGGTGGGTGATCCTCACCCTCACCTGGTTCCTGGCCGCCGGGAAGAAGTGGGGCCACGAGGCCATCGAGGCCAACAGCAGCTACTTCCACCTGGCGGCGTGGGCCATCCCCGCCGTCAAGACCATCATCATCCTGGTGATGAGGAAGGTGGCCGGGGACGAGCTGACGGGCGTGTGCTACGTGGGCAGCATGGACGTCAAGGCGCTGACGGCCTTCGTGCTCATCCCGCTCTCCTGCTACCTGGTCATCGGCACGTCCTTCCTGCTGTCGGGCTTCGTGGCGCTCTTCCACATCCGCCGGGTGATGAAGACGGAGGGCGAGAACACGGACAAGCTGGAGCAGCTGATGGTGCGCATCGGGGTGTTCTCGGTGCTGTACACGGTGCCCGCCACCTGCGTCATCGCCTGCTACTTCTACGAGCGCCTCAACATGGACTACTGGCGCGTGCTGGCGGACGAGCAGCGCTGCGGCGAGGTCGGCatgggcggcggcggggaggagTGCGTCATGAAGGCCTCCCTCCCCGCCGTGGAGATCTTCATGGTGAAGGTGTtcatgctgctggtggtgggcaTCACCAGCGGCATGTGGATCTGGACCTCCAAGACCTTGCAGTCCTGGCAGAACGTGTTCAGCCGCAAGCTGAAGAAGCGCACGCGGAGGAAGGCGGCCAGCGTGTTCACCAGCAGCAGGCCCTACATCAAGCCCCACCCCTCGCTCAAGGGCCACGCCGGCACCAAGTACGGGCCCACGCGGCCGCCGCCCACCTGCGTTTAA